Proteins from a single region of Paenibacillus sp. BIHB 4019:
- a CDS encoding low molecular weight protein-tyrosine-phosphatase, with the protein MKQKVLFVCLGNICRSPMAEAVFRSKVEQAGLSEQIIVDSAGTGDWHIGHPPHEGTRKELDTNGISYTGMKARQFTQQDDADFDYIVCMDTKNERDVRGILGTRAGNAEVLTFMSLLPERGVADVPDPYYTGQFDYVFELVDAGCERLLDHVKLK; encoded by the coding sequence ATGAAGCAAAAAGTGTTGTTCGTTTGTCTCGGGAATATTTGCCGTTCGCCGATGGCGGAGGCTGTTTTTCGCAGCAAGGTGGAGCAGGCGGGGCTGTCAGAGCAAATTATTGTAGATTCGGCGGGTACGGGAGATTGGCATATCGGCCATCCGCCGCATGAGGGCACACGCAAAGAGCTTGACACGAATGGCATATCCTATACAGGGATGAAGGCTCGTCAGTTCACGCAGCAGGATGATGCGGATTTTGACTATATCGTCTGCATGGATACGAAAAACGAGCGTGATGTGCGTGGAATTCTCGGAACGCGTGCGGGGAATGCGGAAGTGCTGACCTTTATGAGCCTGCTGCCCGAGCGCGGCGTAGCGGATGTACCAGATCCTTATTATACGGGACAATTCGATTATGTATTTGAATTGGTGGATGCAGGCTGCGAGCGGCTGCTGGATCATGTGAAGCTTAAGTAG
- a CDS encoding alpha/beta hydrolase-fold protein has protein sequence MTDERYLKRTVLRETVASNYLQDGQRSLRVYLPPGYNELLSYPVVYCQDGEDFFNFGRIATTANRIILDEGVEPFIIVGVDVNKTFRTAEYAPDGDRHEAYVRFFGEELLPFIEAKYPVRREAEHRVLAGDSLGGTISFHLALAYPQLFNRVLSLSGAYFERSLEIMAAQNDLSWLELYMIVGLQETAYETTDRGVYNFVELNREAKKLLEERQAPFYYAEKEGQHQWGFWQKELPEALMYFIERQ, from the coding sequence ATGACAGATGAACGTTATTTGAAACGCACCGTCCTCAGGGAAACGGTTGCAAGCAACTATTTGCAAGATGGCCAGCGCTCGCTTCGCGTCTATTTGCCGCCCGGCTACAATGAGCTGTTGAGCTATCCCGTCGTCTACTGCCAGGACGGAGAAGACTTTTTCAACTTCGGCCGAATAGCAACGACGGCGAACCGCATTATTTTGGATGAAGGCGTAGAGCCCTTCATAATTGTTGGCGTCGATGTGAATAAAACATTTCGCACAGCGGAATATGCTCCTGACGGAGACCGCCATGAGGCTTATGTCCGCTTCTTCGGCGAGGAGCTGCTTCCCTTTATAGAAGCAAAATATCCGGTCCGGCGTGAGGCCGAGCATCGCGTGCTTGCTGGCGATTCGCTTGGCGGCACCATCTCCTTTCATCTTGCGCTGGCCTATCCGCAGTTGTTCAACCGTGTACTTTCCTTATCAGGCGCCTACTTCGAGCGCTCGCTAGAGATTATGGCTGCACAGAATGACCTTTCCTGGCTGGAGCTGTACATGATTGTCGGCCTGCAGGAAACGGCATATGAAACAACAGATAGAGGCGTGTATAATTTTGTCGAATTAAACCGTGAAGCCAAAAAGCTGCTCGAAGAAAGACAAGCTCCCTTTTATTATGCGGAAAAAGAAGGCCAACATCAATGGGGCTTTTGGCAGAAAGAGCTGCCGGAAGCATTAATGTATTTTATCGAGCGCCAATAA
- the lpdA gene encoding dihydrolipoyl dehydrogenase, producing MVVGDASLDIDTLVIGAGPGGYVAAIRAAQLGQSVLCVDKEYVGGVCLNVGCIPSKALISASHQYESISHADAFGITASDVKVDWSKVQEFKSGIVKKLTGGVGSLLKANKVQFFSGEVMFINENEARVFNDQEAPRYRFKNCIIATGSRPIELKAFPYGKRIISSTGALSLPELPKSVIVIGGGYIGIELGQMFSKFGTKVTVIEGGDSILPGFDKDMSSLVVKKLKGTKVDIVTGALAQSAEQTDNDVTLTYKVGDKEEKVTADYLLVTVGRRPNTDGDLGLELANITVGERGLIEVDDQCRTSNKNVYAIGDIIAGPALAHKAMYEGRVAAEAISGLPSMIDYKCVPAVCFSDPECASVGYTEKDAKDKGHNVKVGKFPFAINGRAMSLNAAEGFVKLVADADSGLVLGAHIVGMEASNMIAELGLAIEMGATLEDIALTIHAHPTLGEIVLDAAEVALGHPIHTVLK from the coding sequence ATGGTTGTTGGAGATGCTTCATTAGATATCGATACTTTAGTCATTGGTGCAGGTCCTGGTGGTTACGTAGCGGCAATCCGCGCTGCGCAATTGGGACAAAGCGTGCTTTGTGTAGATAAGGAATATGTAGGCGGCGTTTGCTTGAACGTGGGTTGTATCCCGTCCAAAGCCCTGATTTCCGCTTCCCATCAGTATGAGTCCATCAGCCACGCAGACGCTTTCGGTATTACAGCTAGCGATGTGAAGGTTGACTGGAGTAAAGTACAGGAGTTCAAAAGCGGCATTGTCAAAAAATTGACAGGCGGCGTCGGGTCCTTGCTTAAAGCGAACAAAGTACAGTTTTTCAGTGGTGAAGTAATGTTCATCAATGAGAACGAAGCGCGTGTATTCAACGATCAAGAAGCTCCGCGCTACCGTTTCAAAAACTGTATTATTGCTACAGGCTCCCGTCCAATTGAGCTGAAAGCATTCCCGTATGGCAAGCGTATTATCTCCTCTACAGGAGCTTTGTCGCTGCCTGAGCTGCCGAAAAGCGTTATCGTAATCGGTGGCGGCTATATTGGTATTGAGCTTGGTCAAATGTTCTCGAAATTCGGCACGAAAGTAACGGTAATCGAGGGCGGAGACAGCATCCTGCCAGGCTTTGACAAAGACATGTCTTCTCTTGTCGTTAAGAAGCTTAAAGGCACAAAAGTGGATATCGTAACAGGAGCTCTTGCACAAAGTGCTGAGCAAACGGATAACGATGTAACACTGACTTACAAAGTTGGCGACAAAGAAGAGAAAGTAACGGCGGACTACTTGCTGGTTACTGTTGGCCGTCGCCCTAACACAGATGGCGATCTTGGCCTTGAGCTAGCTAACATTACAGTTGGCGAGCGCGGTCTGATTGAAGTTGACGATCAATGCCGTACTAGCAACAAAAACGTCTATGCAATTGGCGATATTATTGCTGGTCCTGCACTTGCTCACAAAGCAATGTATGAAGGACGCGTTGCGGCAGAGGCGATTTCCGGCCTGCCTAGCATGATTGATTATAAATGCGTTCCTGCTGTCTGCTTCTCCGATCCAGAATGCGCAAGCGTTGGCTATACGGAGAAGGATGCAAAAGACAAAGGGCACAATGTTAAAGTGGGCAAATTCCCATTTGCTATCAACGGACGCGCGATGTCGCTTAATGCGGCTGAAGGCTTTGTGAAGCTCGTTGCGGATGCAGACAGCGGTCTTGTACTCGGCGCACATATCGTTGGTATGGAAGCTTCCAATATGATTGCTGAGCTTGGTCTTGCAATCGAAATGGGTGCTACGCTTGAGGATATCGCTCTTACTATCCATGCGCATCCAACGCTGGGTGAGATCGTGCTTGACGCTGCAGAAGTAGCGCTTGGCCACCCGATCCACACGGTTCTTAAGTAA
- a CDS encoding trimeric intracellular cation channel family protein — MEIFGVFSIIGTIAFAVSGAVVAMEEEYDILGVFVLGLVTAFGGGVIRNLLIGVPVTSLWSQGSLLKIALIAMTIAFLLPVKWIYTWRKSEAFFDAIGLSAFAIQGALYATQMNHPISAVMVAAMLTGIGGGIIRDVLAGRKPLVLRDEIYAVWAMIGGLVIGKGWFHSTLDLLFLFVLIIVFRMLSVYYKWKLPRRSLREKIVQEKGEA, encoded by the coding sequence TTGGAGATTTTTGGCGTATTCAGCATCATCGGCACCATTGCCTTTGCCGTCAGCGGCGCGGTTGTGGCAATGGAGGAGGAATACGACATACTTGGCGTTTTTGTGCTGGGCCTGGTTACGGCGTTTGGCGGAGGGGTCATAAGGAATTTGCTGATCGGCGTTCCGGTTACCTCGCTTTGGAGCCAGGGTAGCTTGCTGAAAATCGCGCTCATCGCGATGACGATTGCTTTTTTGCTGCCGGTTAAATGGATTTATACGTGGCGCAAAAGCGAAGCTTTTTTCGATGCGATTGGCTTATCAGCCTTTGCGATTCAGGGCGCGCTGTATGCGACGCAAATGAACCACCCGATTAGCGCGGTGATGGTAGCGGCTATGCTGACAGGCATCGGCGGAGGCATCATTCGCGATGTGCTGGCAGGTCGCAAGCCGCTTGTGCTGCGGGATGAAATTTATGCCGTTTGGGCGATGATCGGCGGCCTGGTTATTGGCAAGGGCTGGTTTCATTCTACACTCGATTTGCTGTTCCTGTTCGTGCTTATTATCGTGTTCAGGATGCTGTCGGTGTATTACAAATGGAAGCTGCCGCGACGCTCGCTGCGGGAGAAAATTGTTCAGGAGAAAGGAGAGGCCTAA
- a CDS encoding alpha-ketoacid dehydrogenase subunit beta encodes MAQMNMKEAIRDAMRVELKRDPNVLLFGEDVGKVGGVFRATEGLQAEFGEDRVFDTPLAESAIGGLAVGMGIQGFRPIAEIQFVGFIYEAMDQMFIQAARMRYRSGGRYNSPIVFRTPFGGGVKAAELHTDSLEGLAVQTPGIKVVIPSNPYDAKGLLISAIRDNDPVFFMEHLNLYHAFRTEVPEGEYTVEIGKANVVREGSDVTIIAYGLMVHTAVKAADELEKKGIKAEVIDLRSLVPLDIDTIVASIQKTNRAIVVQEAQKTSGVAAEVIAQINEKAILHLEAPVLRVAGPDTVYPFAQVEDAWLPTVARISAAVQKVLDF; translated from the coding sequence ATGGCTCAAATGAATATGAAAGAAGCGATCCGTGACGCAATGCGCGTTGAACTTAAACGGGATCCAAATGTACTACTTTTTGGCGAGGATGTTGGTAAAGTCGGCGGCGTGTTCCGCGCGACTGAAGGCCTTCAAGCTGAATTTGGCGAAGACCGCGTATTTGATACGCCGCTTGCCGAGTCCGCTATCGGCGGTTTGGCAGTGGGTATGGGGATTCAAGGCTTCCGCCCAATTGCCGAAATTCAATTCGTAGGTTTCATCTATGAAGCGATGGACCAAATGTTCATTCAAGCGGCTCGTATGCGTTACCGTTCCGGCGGACGCTACAACTCGCCAATCGTATTCCGTACGCCTTTCGGCGGCGGCGTGAAAGCAGCTGAGCTGCACACGGATTCCCTGGAAGGTCTTGCCGTACAGACACCAGGTATCAAAGTTGTTATTCCATCCAATCCTTATGATGCTAAAGGTCTTCTTATTTCCGCTATTCGCGATAATGACCCTGTATTTTTCATGGAGCATTTGAACCTTTACCATGCTTTCCGTACAGAAGTGCCAGAAGGCGAATATACGGTTGAAATCGGCAAAGCCAATGTCGTTCGTGAAGGCAGCGACGTTACAATCATTGCTTACGGCTTGATGGTTCACACGGCTGTTAAAGCAGCTGACGAGCTTGAGAAAAAAGGAATCAAGGCTGAGGTTATCGACCTTCGTTCCCTTGTGCCTCTCGATATCGATACTATTGTAGCTTCGATCCAAAAAACGAACCGTGCAATTGTCGTTCAAGAAGCGCAAAAAACTTCCGGCGTTGCCGCTGAAGTAATCGCTCAAATTAATGAAAAAGCAATTCTGCACCTGGAAGCTCCAGTGCTTCGGGTTGCAGGTCCGGATACCGTTTATCCGTTTGCGCAAGTTGAGGATGCATGGCTTCCAACGGTAGCCCGCATTTCTGCAGCTGTCCAAAAAGTACTTGATTTCTAA
- a CDS encoding dihydrofolate reductase, with translation MSITLIAAMDRNRTIGIGNKLPWRLPAEMALFTKHTLGKTVLMGRKTFESLPKPLKDRHNVVLTRQSDFASEGCETVHSIEEALSRFGEEELMVIGGTEIYTQFLPIADKLYLTAVDVEVAGGDAFFPMFNEADWELVEAIPYRKDERNLHDFTWQTFKHIKR, from the coding sequence ATGTCGATTACATTAATAGCAGCGATGGACCGCAACAGAACGATTGGAATCGGCAATAAGCTGCCGTGGCGGCTTCCTGCAGAGATGGCGCTGTTCACGAAGCACACGCTTGGCAAAACCGTTTTAATGGGCCGTAAGACGTTTGAATCGCTGCCTAAGCCGCTGAAGGACCGCCATAACGTCGTTTTAACTAGGCAGTCTGATTTTGCCTCAGAGGGCTGTGAGACCGTTCATTCGATCGAGGAGGCTTTGTCGCGTTTCGGCGAGGAAGAGCTTATGGTTATTGGCGGAACGGAAATTTATACGCAGTTTCTGCCGATTGCAGACAAGCTTTACCTGACAGCTGTAGATGTGGAAGTAGCGGGTGGAGACGCTTTTTTTCCTATGTTCAATGAAGCGGATTGGGAGCTAGTGGAAGCTATTCCTTATCGCAAGGATGAACGCAATTTGCATGATTTTACATGGCAAACTTTTAAACATATAAAACGTTGA
- a CDS encoding thymidylate synthase: protein MSVHTSENEYLQLLRSVLERGTVKEDRTGTGTVSTFGYQMRFDLNEGFPLITTKHVPFKLVVSELLWFIKGDTNIRYLLQHNNNIWNEWAFKKWIESSDYTGPDMTGFGLRSQSDEAFNVLYLEQMELFKQQILQDDAFAEKYGELGNVYGKQWRDWKTSQGESIDQLKDVIHTIKTNPDSRRMIVSAWNPEDVPRNMALPPCHTMFQFYVSEGKLSCQLYQRSGDIFLGIPFNIASYALLTLLIAHECGLQPGEFVHTLGDAHIYSNHMEQIKTQLAREPRALPQVRINPEVSSLFDVEVDDIVLENYQPHPAIKAPVAV, encoded by the coding sequence ATGAGTGTCCATACTAGTGAGAACGAATACTTGCAGCTGCTGCGCAGCGTTCTGGAACGCGGCACGGTCAAGGAGGATCGTACCGGAACGGGCACGGTTTCCACGTTTGGCTACCAGATGCGTTTCGACTTAAACGAAGGCTTTCCGCTCATTACGACGAAGCATGTACCGTTTAAGCTGGTTGTCAGCGAGCTGTTATGGTTTATTAAGGGCGATACGAATATTCGCTACCTGCTCCAGCACAACAATAATATATGGAATGAATGGGCCTTTAAGAAGTGGATAGAGAGCTCTGATTATACAGGTCCAGACATGACGGGCTTTGGCCTGCGTTCGCAAAGCGATGAAGCTTTTAATGTGCTTTATTTGGAGCAAATGGAGCTGTTCAAGCAGCAAATTTTGCAGGATGACGCTTTTGCAGAAAAGTATGGCGAGCTTGGCAATGTATATGGAAAGCAATGGCGCGACTGGAAAACCTCGCAAGGCGAATCCATTGATCAATTGAAGGATGTTATTCATACGATTAAGACGAATCCTGATTCCCGCAGAATGATTGTTTCCGCATGGAATCCAGAGGACGTTCCTAGAAATATGGCTCTACCGCCTTGTCATACGATGTTTCAATTTTACGTATCAGAAGGCAAGCTTTCTTGCCAGCTGTACCAGCGCAGTGGAGATATATTTCTCGGAATTCCTTTTAATATTGCCAGCTATGCCTTGCTTACGCTGCTTATTGCCCACGAATGCGGCTTGCAGCCTGGCGAATTTGTGCACACGCTTGGGGACGCGCATATTTATTCCAATCATATGGAGCAGATTAAGACGCAGCTTGCCCGAGAACCTCGCGCACTTCCGCAAGTACGGATTAATCCAGAGGTGAGCTCTTTATTTGATGTAGAAGTGGATGATATTGTACTGGAAAACTACCAGCCTCATCCTGCAATCAAAGCGCCTGTAGCCGTATAG
- a CDS encoding glutamate synthase subunit beta yields the protein MSTPTGFMEYQRELPADRDPIERIKDWEEFHKHLSDEQLRTQGARCMDCGTPYCHSGMELAGSTSGCPINNLIPEWNNLIYRGLWREALDRLHKTNNFPEFTGRICPAPCEGSCTVGLIGDAVTIKTIEQAIIDRGFDEGWVVPQPPKMRTGKRVAVVGSGPAGLACAAQLNKAGHLVTVYERADRIGGLLTYGIPTVKLDKKVVQRRVDLMAEEGIDFVVNTEIGKDVSADELQGQFDAIVLCGGATKARPVDIEGHELEGVHMAMDYLNGTIKSYLDSNLEDGNYISAKDKNVIVIGGGDTGTDCVATALRHGCKSVTQFGTHAKAPLVRDSINNPWPQFPNVYTLDYAHEEAKALFGEDPRAFSVLTKKFVGENGKLTELHTVQIERTVDPETGRRIYTEIEGSEQVWPADLVFIAVGFEGPENTLIDAFGLEQDRRTNVKAPYGKYTTNAEKIFAAGDMRRGQSLVVWAINEGREAAREVDKFLMGSSLLP from the coding sequence ATGTCTACACCTACTGGTTTTATGGAATATCAACGAGAACTCCCAGCCGATCGCGATCCGATTGAGCGGATTAAAGATTGGGAAGAATTTCATAAGCATTTGTCCGATGAACAGCTTCGTACGCAAGGTGCGCGCTGCATGGACTGTGGAACGCCTTACTGTCATTCTGGAATGGAGCTTGCTGGCTCAACGTCGGGTTGTCCGATTAACAACCTCATTCCAGAGTGGAACAATTTGATTTACCGCGGTTTATGGCGTGAGGCGCTGGATCGTTTGCACAAAACGAACAATTTCCCAGAATTTACAGGGCGGATTTGCCCGGCTCCATGTGAAGGCTCCTGTACGGTTGGTTTGATTGGTGATGCGGTTACGATTAAGACGATCGAGCAAGCGATTATTGACCGCGGCTTTGATGAAGGCTGGGTTGTTCCACAGCCTCCGAAGATGCGCACAGGCAAACGTGTAGCGGTTGTCGGTTCAGGCCCAGCGGGCCTTGCTTGCGCAGCGCAGCTTAACAAAGCGGGACATCTTGTAACGGTGTACGAGCGTGCGGACCGCATCGGCGGACTTCTCACTTATGGTATTCCTACAGTCAAGCTTGACAAGAAGGTTGTTCAGCGTCGTGTAGACTTGATGGCGGAGGAAGGCATAGACTTCGTTGTTAACACAGAGATCGGTAAAGATGTATCGGCTGATGAGCTGCAAGGCCAGTTCGATGCAATCGTATTGTGCGGCGGCGCTACGAAAGCGCGCCCGGTAGATATTGAAGGACATGAGCTTGAAGGCGTTCATATGGCGATGGATTATTTGAACGGCACGATTAAGAGCTATCTGGATTCCAATCTGGAAGATGGCAACTACATTTCTGCGAAAGACAAAAATGTCATTGTTATCGGCGGTGGCGACACGGGGACGGACTGCGTGGCAACAGCACTTCGTCATGGCTGTAAATCGGTTACGCAATTCGGTACGCACGCTAAGGCTCCACTAGTACGCGATAGCATTAATAACCCTTGGCCGCAGTTCCCGAACGTCTACACGCTGGATTATGCACATGAAGAAGCAAAAGCGCTGTTTGGTGAAGACCCACGTGCTTTCTCCGTACTGACGAAGAAATTTGTTGGTGAGAATGGCAAGCTTACAGAGCTTCACACGGTACAGATTGAGCGTACAGTTGATCCGGAAACGGGACGCAGAATTTATACAGAAATCGAAGGCTCCGAGCAAGTATGGCCGGCTGATCTCGTGTTTATCGCGGTTGGTTTTGAAGGCCCGGAAAACACGCTGATTGATGCTTTTGGCCTAGAGCAGGACCGTCGCACAAATGTGAAGGCGCCTTATGGCAAATATACGACGAATGCTGAGAAAATATTCGCAGCTGGCGATATGCGTCGTGGTCAAAGCTTGGTTGTTTGGGCGATTAACGAAGGTCGCGAAGCGGCTCGTGAAGTGGATAAGTTCCTGATGGGATCTTCCTTGCTTCCCTAA
- a CDS encoding dihydrolipoamide acetyltransferase family protein, with amino-acid sequence MAKFEYRFPELGEGLHEGEIIKVHIKAGDKVTDDDIIMEVQNDKAIVEVPCPVNGTVLEVLVKDGQVCHVGEVVALIDAEGEVPEQAAPAAEEPKKEEAAPAPAPEAAKEAPAAETAKEAPKATNASVLATPSVRKFAREQNVDLTQVSGTGKNGRITREDVTGFDGSASAASDQAAAPAEQQDNAAAAAKGAGEAKAAPVAAGTPYRPEERLPFKGIRKIIAGAMSKSVYTAPHVTIMDEVDVTELVALRAKYKPYAEKKGAKLTYLPFIVKALVAAAREFPIMNATLDEANQEIVLRKYYNIGIATDTDNGLIVPVIEDADRKNIWKVADSIRDLAVRGRDGKLSANELKGSTITISNIGSAGGMFFTPVINFPEVAILGTGRISEKAIVRNGEIVAAPVMALSLSFDHRLIDGATAQNFMNYIKQLLGNPELFIMEV; translated from the coding sequence GTGGCTAAATTCGAATATCGTTTCCCTGAGCTTGGCGAAGGCTTGCACGAAGGCGAAATTATTAAAGTGCACATTAAAGCCGGCGACAAAGTAACAGATGATGACATTATTATGGAAGTGCAAAACGACAAGGCAATTGTTGAAGTGCCTTGTCCGGTTAACGGCACAGTGCTTGAGGTTTTAGTTAAAGACGGCCAAGTTTGCCACGTAGGCGAAGTAGTCGCTTTGATCGATGCGGAAGGCGAAGTGCCTGAGCAAGCAGCTCCGGCAGCTGAAGAGCCTAAGAAGGAAGAGGCGGCTCCGGCCCCAGCTCCAGAAGCGGCTAAAGAAGCTCCAGCAGCAGAAACAGCTAAAGAAGCTCCTAAAGCTACAAATGCTTCTGTACTTGCTACACCAAGCGTTCGCAAGTTCGCTCGCGAGCAAAATGTTGATTTGACGCAAGTAAGCGGCACTGGCAAAAACGGCCGTATTACGCGTGAAGATGTTACTGGCTTTGACGGTTCTGCTTCTGCAGCATCCGATCAAGCGGCGGCTCCGGCTGAGCAGCAAGACAACGCAGCTGCAGCTGCAAAAGGTGCTGGCGAAGCGAAAGCAGCTCCGGTTGCTGCTGGTACGCCTTACCGTCCGGAAGAGCGCTTGCCATTCAAAGGCATTCGCAAAATTATTGCGGGCGCTATGTCCAAATCCGTTTATACAGCTCCGCATGTAACGATCATGGATGAAGTGGACGTTACTGAGCTTGTGGCACTTCGTGCAAAATACAAGCCTTATGCAGAGAAAAAAGGCGCTAAGCTTACGTACTTGCCATTCATCGTGAAGGCGCTCGTAGCTGCTGCCCGTGAATTCCCAATTATGAATGCGACGCTTGACGAAGCTAATCAAGAAATCGTTTTGCGCAAATATTACAACATCGGTATCGCAACAGATACAGACAACGGCTTGATCGTTCCTGTTATTGAAGATGCGGATCGCAAAAACATTTGGAAAGTGGCTGATTCGATTCGTGATCTGGCAGTTCGTGGACGCGACGGCAAGCTTTCGGCTAACGAGCTGAAAGGCAGCACGATTACCATTTCCAATATTGGTTCGGCAGGCGGCATGTTCTTTACACCGGTTATCAACTTCCCTGAAGTTGCGATTCTGGGTACTGGACGTATTTCCGAAAAAGCAATTGTACGCAATGGCGAGATCGTAGCTGCTCCTGTGATGGCTCTGTCACTGAGCTTCGACCACCGTCTGATCGATGGCGCAACCGCTCAAAACTTTATGAACTACATTAAACAGCTGCTGGGCAACCCAGAACTGTTCATTATGGAGGTATAA
- a CDS encoding thiamine diphosphokinase gives MMPQRIVICSGGELGTWALPHLQQDAFRIGADRGALFLVEQGYSPQLAIGDFDSVTGEQLEQIRSASTELITCDPIYKDYTDTEMALRYALEQNPDEIILLGALGTRFDHSLSNVQLLVLAEQRGIPACIIDQHNCITVTSSKRIIQKGLYANVSLLPMSSAVSGITLTGFQYPLQKANLQIGQSLGISNILTETEGSITIDTGLLLIIQSRD, from the coding sequence ATTATGCCACAACGAATAGTCATTTGCTCAGGCGGCGAACTTGGAACTTGGGCACTGCCTCATCTGCAGCAGGATGCCTTCCGCATTGGCGCAGACCGCGGCGCATTATTTTTGGTGGAGCAGGGATATTCCCCACAGCTCGCAATCGGCGATTTTGATTCGGTCACTGGCGAGCAGCTGGAGCAAATACGTTCCGCCAGCACGGAACTCATCACCTGTGATCCGATTTATAAAGACTATACAGATACAGAAATGGCTTTGCGTTATGCACTGGAGCAAAATCCAGATGAAATTATTTTACTGGGTGCTTTAGGCACACGCTTTGACCATTCGTTATCGAATGTGCAGCTGCTGGTGCTCGCCGAACAGCGGGGTATCCCCGCCTGTATTATCGACCAACATAACTGTATTACTGTTACTTCCTCTAAACGGATAATACAGAAAGGGCTGTATGCGAATGTTTCCTTGCTGCCCATGTCTTCTGCTGTTTCCGGCATTACGTTAACTGGCTTTCAGTATCCTCTGCAAAAAGCAAACTTGCAAATTGGCCAATCCCTTGGCATTAGCAATATACTGACGGAGACGGAAGGCAGCATTACGATTGATACGGGGCTGCTGCTCATTATTCAAAGCCGCGATTAA
- the pdhA gene encoding pyruvate dehydrogenase (acetyl-transferring) E1 component subunit alpha, which yields MSKVLSKLPYEVQTEPVTPLSVLSLDGEVVNPDEMPELTDDQLKEIMYRMVFTRTWDDRAVNLGRQGRLGFYAPVSGQEAAMIGSEYALNKDDFICPGYRDIPQLVWHGLPMYQAFLYSRGHQHGGQIPEDVHVLMPQIIIGAQILHATGVAMAFKKKNEKRVAITYTGDGGSSEGDFYEGMNFAGAFKLPVIYVVQNNGYAITTPYAKQTAAHSVAHKALAAGIKGVQVDGMDVLAVIKAVRDAAERGRNGEGATLIELLTYRYRAHSMADDTTKYRTKDEEAEWAPKDPLIRFGKYLESKGLWSEEDTTRVKEEAKATVNEQIKKAEAVEKMTVEGLIDSMFETTPQHLEEQKADFK from the coding sequence ATGAGCAAAGTGCTTAGCAAACTGCCATATGAAGTTCAAACGGAGCCAGTTACACCATTGTCCGTCTTGTCGCTTGATGGTGAAGTTGTTAACCCGGATGAAATGCCGGAGCTTACGGACGACCAATTAAAAGAAATTATGTACCGTATGGTATTTACCCGTACTTGGGATGATCGTGCCGTGAATTTGGGCCGTCAAGGCCGTTTGGGCTTCTACGCTCCAGTATCCGGTCAAGAAGCAGCCATGATTGGTAGCGAATACGCTTTGAATAAAGATGACTTCATCTGTCCGGGCTACCGCGATATTCCGCAGCTCGTATGGCATGGTCTTCCGATGTACCAAGCGTTCCTATATTCCAGAGGACATCAGCATGGTGGTCAAATCCCTGAGGATGTTCACGTTCTAATGCCGCAAATCATCATCGGCGCGCAAATTTTGCACGCTACTGGTGTTGCGATGGCATTTAAGAAAAAGAATGAAAAACGCGTAGCAATTACGTACACAGGCGACGGCGGTTCTTCCGAGGGCGATTTCTACGAAGGCATGAACTTCGCAGGCGCGTTCAAGCTTCCGGTTATTTATGTTGTACAAAACAATGGCTATGCGATTACAACACCTTATGCTAAACAAACAGCTGCACATTCTGTTGCCCACAAAGCGCTTGCTGCTGGCATCAAAGGCGTGCAGGTTGATGGCATGGACGTACTTGCTGTAATTAAAGCAGTTAGAGATGCTGCTGAGCGCGGCCGCAACGGCGAAGGCGCTACGCTGATCGAGCTTCTTACTTACCGTTATCGTGCGCATTCCATGGCAGATGATACGACAAAATATCGCACCAAAGATGAGGAAGCGGAATGGGCTCCTAAAGATCCACTCATTCGTTTCGGCAAATATTTGGAAAGCAAAGGTCTCTGGTCAGAAGAGGATACAACTCGCGTGAAGGAAGAAGCGAAAGCGACTGTTAACGAGCAAATCAAGAAAGCAGAGGCTGTTGAAAAAATGACGGTTGAAGGCTTGATCGACTCGATGTTTGAAACAACGCCGCAGCACCTCGAAGAGCAAAAAGCTGATTTCAAATAA